A window of the Proteus terrae subsp. cibarius genome harbors these coding sequences:
- a CDS encoding nucleoid-associated protein: MTVVADGEGNDLIECPLCGNQHDANELCACGYDPKLKEKNKSNYQAIHAVTATLDFVAGDKGRDINVEVGKEWGLDSDDVVQFISSADKRFMAKRKSHGVMKEDAMPHNTPKTFSRYLDKDLSFVDFVTGIMKLMKREAYEDRSTLSGGALVFIHYQVDLDDSSDGRLLIIMVNKKGVFDFNENLVPKKIPSVNLDALRQAVLIDLTLFKSSYPDNDGDPYLHFITGMSKSEFFKRALGCNPKIDNKRSIDQLLKAVDGFSNNLLLTTEQRIKVRESVKSFIDVKAKSLDKKMTVSDVGRIIEKCIPEMQNVTGRFEQYVDINEYTIDQYFEPHYTSSKPFGEIKISDDDDEYEVTCSVNTIGSSNKSDKKIIYDKANSRLIIRLTDSGITEIEKIIKGA; encoded by the coding sequence ATGACGGTTGTTGCTGATGGTGAAGGAAATGATTTAATCGAGTGTCCATTATGTGGAAACCAGCATGATGCTAATGAACTTTGCGCTTGTGGTTATGACCCCAAATTAAAAGAAAAAAATAAGTCCAATTATCAAGCTATTCATGCCGTTACAGCTACTCTTGATTTTGTTGCCGGGGATAAGGGGCGGGATATTAATGTAGAGGTAGGTAAGGAATGGGGCTTGGATTCTGATGATGTAGTTCAGTTTATATCCAGTGCAGATAAAAGATTCATGGCTAAAAGAAAGAGCCATGGGGTTATGAAAGAAGATGCGATGCCTCATAACACTCCAAAAACATTTTCACGATATTTAGATAAAGACCTTTCATTTGTTGATTTCGTTACAGGGATTATGAAGTTGATGAAAAGGGAGGCTTATGAAGATAGATCTACCCTTTCAGGAGGGGCTTTAGTTTTTATCCATTATCAAGTTGATTTAGATGATAGTAGTGATGGTAGACTATTGATTATAATGGTAAACAAGAAAGGTGTTTTTGATTTTAATGAGAACCTTGTGCCTAAAAAAATACCATCTGTAAATTTAGATGCTTTAAGACAGGCTGTATTAATTGATTTAACTTTGTTTAAGTCAAGTTACCCAGATAATGATGGCGATCCTTATTTACACTTTATTACGGGCATGTCAAAAAGTGAATTTTTTAAAAGAGCACTTGGTTGTAACCCTAAAATTGATAACAAGCGAAGTATAGATCAGTTATTGAAAGCTGTAGATGGATTCTCAAACAATTTATTACTCACAACAGAGCAAAGGATCAAGGTAAGGGAATCAGTAAAATCTTTTATTGATGTTAAGGCTAAGAGCCTTGACAAGAAAATGACCGTTAGTGATGTAGGGAGAATCATAGAGAAGTGCATACCTGAAATGCAGAATGTAACAGGTAGATTTGAACAGTATGTTGATATAAACGAGTACACCATTGATCAGTATTTTGAACCTCACTACACATCATCAAAGCCATTTGGAGAAATAAAAATTTCAGATGACGATGATGAGTATGAAGTGACTTGTAGTGTGAATACTATCGGCTCCAGCAATAAATCAGATAAAAAAATAATTTACGATAAAGCCAATTCTCGCTTGATTATTCGTTTAACAGATTCGGGTATAACAGAAATAGAGAAAATTATTAAGGGGGCATAA
- a CDS encoding DUF6246 family protein, giving the protein MTPILEIGEMVISTDKKDYLFRPSFINMTRVGEPKQIVIAYGQLNGTEVQDLITRAVMNYRVIPEWLIKTIGKPTYGRNILQSAMMVMQACCDDDCSEIIGEWKSGKRGIVYKNGKMPIADIIVIARELFTHGIIGKAKIRKLQRNEGKNEFSDEFMAIDYISSARAHFGMNRDEAEQLTMTEFQMMLKAKYPDEKGFTKEEYDNIMKQDDKRNNELISGKRRLVSRKKV; this is encoded by the coding sequence ATGACGCCTATTTTAGAAATCGGTGAGATGGTTATCTCTACTGATAAAAAGGATTACTTATTTAGACCATCGTTCATCAATATGACAAGAGTTGGTGAGCCTAAACAGATTGTGATCGCATACGGTCAATTAAATGGCACAGAGGTACAAGATTTAATTACTCGTGCCGTAATGAATTACAGGGTTATTCCTGAGTGGTTAATAAAGACCATTGGCAAGCCAACATATGGCCGAAATATTCTACAGTCTGCAATGATGGTTATGCAGGCGTGCTGTGATGATGATTGTTCTGAAATAATTGGCGAATGGAAATCAGGTAAGCGCGGTATCGTCTATAAAAACGGCAAGATGCCAATCGCTGACATTATTGTTATTGCCAGAGAGTTATTCACTCATGGAATTATCGGCAAAGCGAAGATACGCAAACTTCAACGCAATGAAGGCAAAAATGAATTCTCAGATGAGTTCATGGCAATTGACTACATTAGTTCTGCTCGTGCTCATTTTGGAATGAATCGTGATGAAGCAGAGCAGTTAACCATGACTGAATTTCAGATGATGCTCAAAGCTAAATATCCCGATGAGAAAGGCTTCACCAAAGAAGAATATGACAACATCATGAAGCAAGATGATAAGCGTAATAATGAGCTGATTAGCGGTAAACGTCGATTGGTGAGTAGAAAGAAAGTATAA
- a CDS encoding phage exclusion protein Lit family protein — translation MNKITANDAFKNAVIGTVPERKDEFELLWSENNVNVILSDDYYGFDLKSGVFDSIVYNHKTMTVCWVVGFCAQTSFSVLHEKIFSCKNTGHPLNIVNLYSDSIKQKIINGANLVKQLLDAEKFDNVKWVSDIPHPDMQKPNDVNGEMFFDISCMSMAFNILHELKHLSIKKDNENLTDHDEELACDDFAKHFIIDNIKDYSNSSGDDYSLVKNKRLMAIALSCSLLYMITPPSHWLGSETHPSISRRVKALFNSFDIADNDYASCYLSTSLLMVLFVFNIKVNELNVITLKSLSFNLLDKLDEFAINAK, via the coding sequence ATGAATAAAATAACCGCAAATGATGCTTTCAAGAATGCAGTAATTGGAACGGTACCAGAAAGAAAGGATGAGTTTGAATTACTATGGTCAGAAAATAATGTCAATGTCATCCTGTCTGATGATTATTATGGATTTGATCTTAAGTCAGGAGTTTTCGATTCAATAGTGTACAACCATAAAACAATGACAGTGTGTTGGGTTGTTGGTTTTTGTGCGCAAACATCTTTCAGTGTTTTGCATGAAAAGATATTTTCTTGCAAAAATACGGGGCATCCATTGAATATAGTTAATTTATATAGTGATTCAATAAAACAAAAAATTATTAATGGAGCCAATTTGGTTAAACAGCTTTTAGATGCTGAGAAATTTGATAATGTGAAATGGGTTTCTGATATACCTCATCCAGATATGCAGAAACCTAATGATGTAAATGGAGAAATGTTTTTTGATATTTCATGTATGAGTATGGCATTTAATATTTTGCACGAGCTAAAGCATTTATCTATAAAAAAGGATAATGAAAATTTAACTGATCACGATGAGGAATTAGCGTGTGATGATTTTGCAAAGCATTTTATAATAGATAATATTAAGGATTATTCAAATTCATCAGGTGATGATTACAGTTTAGTTAAGAATAAACGGCTGATGGCGATCGCGTTATCATGTTCATTATTATATATGATTACTCCGCCAAGTCATTGGCTTGGTTCTGAAACTCATCCATCAATTTCGAGAAGGGTTAAGGCGTTATTTAATTCTTTTGATATTGCTGATAATGATTATGCGTCTTGCTATCTGTCTACATCTTTATTGATGGTGTTGTTTGTATTCAACATTAAAGTAAATGAATTAAATGTAATAACACTCAAATCACTATCGTTTAACTTATTAGATAAACTTGATGAATTTGCTATAAATGCTAAATAG
- a CDS encoding phage tail termination protein: MTTFERLKNYFSESGLSDGFIQQDYIWNEKEGNDSDSYIVFQQPNGTGRIDDLSGNDFFTVSLISGKAWIEFIVQRANEILEYVRCHSRSHNIGFIINTSGFVNPIQTTEGRFIIPLSFRCTS; this comes from the coding sequence ATGACGACCTTTGAGAGACTGAAAAACTATTTTTCTGAATCAGGATTATCAGATGGCTTCATTCAGCAGGATTATATTTGGAATGAAAAAGAAGGTAATGATTCAGATTCATACATCGTATTTCAGCAACCCAATGGAACTGGACGTATTGATGATCTAAGTGGTAATGATTTCTTTACCGTTTCACTCATATCTGGCAAGGCGTGGATTGAGTTTATTGTTCAGAGAGCTAACGAAATACTAGAGTATGTAAGGTGTCACTCTAGAAGCCATAACATTGGCTTTATTATCAATACATCTGGTTTTGTTAATCCAATTCAAACGACAGAAGGTAGGTTTATCATTCCGCTTTCTTTCCGTTGTACATCTTAA
- a CDS encoding Ig-like domain-containing protein: MAQCPDDKGLVMGNAGILRIAKGCPDQVPAQDQFLRLGALTSKSFDFGMETVTSNADDTKGLTESIVTGADFTISFDGELKKAGVTGSTSAFDIAKEILDEIKASRQPTYWVQLDMKGDGSDVIQGYMAFTSWSMEFPTKEISTYSGELKVADAETVEWLQEEIVVESIAVEPSSLSVKVGETKTFTVKFTPTDATNKNYTAVSDKPNFATVTQLVNVVTARGVAEGTANVTVTSEDGSKTAKCVVTVTVA, translated from the coding sequence ATGGCACAATGCCCTGATGATAAAGGTCTAGTGATGGGTAACGCAGGTATTCTGCGCATTGCAAAAGGCTGTCCTGACCAGGTACCAGCACAAGATCAATTCCTGCGCTTAGGCGCACTAACAAGCAAGTCATTCGATTTCGGTATGGAGACAGTGACATCTAATGCTGATGACACTAAAGGCTTAACTGAATCAATTGTTACTGGCGCTGACTTTACCATTAGTTTTGATGGTGAGTTAAAGAAAGCTGGTGTAACCGGTTCTACTTCCGCATTTGATATTGCTAAAGAAATCCTTGATGAAATCAAAGCAAGTCGCCAGCCAACATATTGGGTTCAACTTGATATGAAAGGCGATGGTTCTGATGTTATTCAGGGCTATATGGCTTTCACATCTTGGTCAATGGAGTTTCCAACAAAAGAAATCTCCACTTACTCTGGTGAGTTGAAAGTTGCTGATGCAGAAACGGTTGAATGGTTACAAGAAGAAATCGTTGTTGAAAGCATTGCTGTTGAGCCATCCTCCCTGTCCGTAAAAGTGGGTGAAACCAAAACATTTACTGTCAAATTTACACCAACCGATGCGACGAACAAAAACTACACTGCCGTAAGCGATAAGCCGAACTTTGCAACAGTTACTCAGCTTGTGAATGTGGTCACTGCGCGTGGCGTTGCCGAAGGTACTGCAAACGTTACTGTCACATCCGAAGATGGTAGTAAAACAGCCAAATGCGTGGTCACTGTTACCGTTGCTTAA
- a CDS encoding HK97 gp10 family phage protein translates to MGAKVKGIGNAISNLNSLVGSIASKKIARAMHRALDIGGRQAAIYTPIDTKMLINSQFRDVKVKGTLFTGRVGYSASYAVFVHDPNVNQSFRRPTAKKEFLLKGFEETKQMIDKAVAEEFKI, encoded by the coding sequence ATGGGGGCAAAAGTAAAAGGAATAGGTAATGCGATATCTAACTTAAACTCTCTGGTTGGAAGTATAGCATCAAAAAAGATAGCTCGAGCCATGCATAGAGCGCTAGATATTGGTGGTAGGCAAGCTGCTATATACACACCCATTGACACTAAAATGCTCATTAACTCACAATTTAGAGATGTAAAAGTAAAAGGCACACTATTTACTGGTCGCGTTGGTTATTCTGCTTCATATGCTGTTTTCGTTCATGATCCTAATGTTAATCAAAGTTTCCGTAGACCTACCGCTAAGAAAGAATTCCTCCTGAAAGGATTTGAGGAAACGAAACAAATGATTGATAAGGCTGTCGCTGAGGAGTTTAAAATATGA
- a CDS encoding DUF7370 family protein, which translates to MSIVITVEQVNEQLEVMGFEATSLVISSAISIVDTIDTCLDNAGYSDAVVTLIKLYSVILILSSADVRKISSEHAPSGASVSYQYFADGRKTLLKTLSSLDPSGCTDSLPIERPVGIVQFDVVRG; encoded by the coding sequence ATGTCTATTGTGATTACGGTTGAGCAAGTTAATGAGCAATTAGAGGTGATGGGGTTTGAGGCAACAAGCCTTGTTATAAGCTCTGCCATATCTATTGTGGATACTATTGATACTTGCCTTGATAACGCAGGATATTCAGATGCAGTTGTTACTTTAATTAAGCTGTATTCGGTTATCCTCATATTATCATCTGCTGATGTTAGAAAAATATCCTCAGAACACGCACCTTCTGGCGCTTCTGTTTCATATCAGTATTTTGCTGATGGTAGAAAAACATTGTTAAAAACGCTGTCTTCTCTGGACCCCTCTGGATGTACCGATAGCTTACCTATTGAACGACCTGTTGGCATTGTTCAGTTTGATGTGGTTCGAGGGTGA